The Euphorbia lathyris chromosome 2, ddEupLath1.1, whole genome shotgun sequence genome includes a window with the following:
- the LOC136218580 gene encoding protein VTE6, chloroplastic, whose protein sequence is MALSFVLHIKSPSSLPPIQISKSPIILPKTLTFDRNSTRRFPRMLPQTPGATSIQGALSEAMILIKSYPPTWQSSLLNNVLIFILGSPILLSGLSLSGIFAAFILGTLTWRAFGLPGFLLVASYFVIGTAATKVKMAQKEAQGVAEKRKGRRGPGSVIGSSAAGCVCAFLSIHGVGGEAFSRLWELGFVASFCTKLSDTVSSEIGKAYGKITYLVTTFKVVPRGTEGAVSLEGTLAGLLASVVLASIGYFMGEIRASEAVICVMASQIANVGESIIGALFQEKEGFQWLNNDIVNVLNISMGCIIAVLMQQVILH, encoded by the exons ATGGCATTATCATTTGTTCTCCATATCAAATCTCCTTCTTCCTTACCTCCTATCCAAATCTCCAAATCTCCCATCATCCTTCCTAAAACCCTAACTTTCGATCGAAATTCTACTCGTAGATTTCCCAGAATGTTGCCCCAAACACCCGGTGCTACATCGATACAGGGAGCTCTATCAGAGGCGATGATCTTGATCAAATCTTACCCACCCACTTGGCAATCATCTCTCCTTAATAACGTGTTGATTTTCATTTTGGGGTCCCCTATTCTGCTCTCTGGCCTTTCTCTCTCCGGTATTTTCGCTGCCTTCATTTTGGGTACTCTCACTTGGCGTGCTTTTGGGCTCCCTGGGTTCCTTCTTGTTGCCTCTTACTTCGTTATA GGGACAGCAGCCACGAAAGTGAAAATGGCGCAAAAGGAAGCACAAGGAGTGGCGGAAAAGAGGAAGGGAAGAAGGGGACCAGGCAGTGTAATTGGTTCCAGTGCTGCTGGTTGTGTGTGCGCTTTTCTATCAATACATGGAGTAGGGGGTGAGGCATTTTCTCGGCTTTGGGAGCTTGGATTTGTTGCCAGTTTCTGTACCAAGTTAAGTGATACCGTCTCAAGCGAGATTGGGAAGGCATATGGCAAAATTAC GTACCTTGTTACAACCTTTAAGGTAGTCCCAAGAGGAACAGAAGGGGCTGTAAGTCTTGAGGGAACATTAGCCGGATTATTGGCATCAGTCGTTCTTGCCTCTATTGGTTATTTCATGGGGGAG ATACGTGCATCTGAAGCAGTTATATGCGTGATGGCTTCACAGATTGCTAACGTTGGTGAGAGCATAATAGGTGCTTTATTTCAAGAGAAGGAAGGATTTCAATGG CTTAACAACGATATTGTCAATGTCCTTAACATATCTATGGGATGCATTATAGCAGTCCTGATGCAGCAAGTTATACTCCATTAA